From uncultured Desulfobacter sp., the proteins below share one genomic window:
- a CDS encoding IS1 family transposase — protein MNNIKTPISKVASALRLRGEGLGLRATGRVLRSNKSTIALWENRFADQKATLLLYGFCHEFISLTFEGDELYTIVGKRTMPSESEGWTAVIMERASRFIVDQRCGKKDTSLFKSVMKTVCGYIDHTDDLSFFSDGERRYGNMLFELCSEVFQTGKKGRPPRVLPKGVKVRVKNKGAQKHKKGRKRPKYQAPQREHLDTDQNLKESEIHANHLEAQNAAIRRKNSTFRRKTNTYAKTVKGLQRTLDVHQIIHNYVHPHWTTREVPAVALGILAKPLSLEGILSMQRAA, from the coding sequence ATGAATAATATTAAAACGCCAATCAGCAAGGTTGCATCTGCATTGAGACTTCGCGGTGAAGGCCTTGGGCTTCGAGCAACCGGCAGGGTATTGAGATCAAACAAAAGTACCATTGCACTATGGGAAAATAGATTTGCCGACCAGAAAGCCACATTGTTGCTATATGGTTTTTGTCATGAATTTATATCCCTGACATTTGAAGGAGATGAGCTCTACACCATTGTCGGTAAACGAACAATGCCATCGGAATCCGAAGGCTGGACAGCGGTCATTATGGAAAGAGCCAGTCGATTTATTGTCGACCAACGATGTGGGAAAAAAGATACATCATTATTCAAATCAGTTATGAAAACCGTATGCGGGTATATCGATCATACAGATGATTTATCGTTTTTTTCAGATGGTGAAAGACGATATGGTAATATGCTTTTCGAATTATGTTCCGAGGTTTTTCAAACCGGCAAAAAGGGGCGTCCTCCCAGAGTTCTTCCTAAAGGAGTCAAAGTTCGTGTTAAAAACAAAGGGGCTCAAAAACACAAAAAAGGCCGTAAACGCCCAAAATACCAAGCTCCACAGCGAGAACATCTTGATACGGATCAAAATTTAAAGGAATCCGAAATCCATGCCAACCACCTTGAGGCTCAAAACGCTGCAATCAGGCGAAAGAATAGTACTTTCAGGAGGAAAACAAACACTTATGCAAAAACGGTAAAGGGCTTACAAAGAACACTGGATGTTCATCAAATAATTCACAACTATGTCCATCCGCATTGGACGACAAGAGAGGTCCCCGCTGTTGCTTTGGGAATATTAGCAAAACCGCTTTCTCTCGAAGGTATCTTATCCATGCAGAGAGCGGCATAA
- a CDS encoding cupredoxin domain-containing protein, whose amino-acid sequence MKKLFTLMIAFSSLWLMSTSAAADTTKTIKIVERPGYFETWGNVFDIPAGKYKFIVKNMSGKDAGFVFNEGQNNVTTDKTSMKVILLKDGEEGSFTLNLKTGNYSYFCPIIPTPPYPLRVK is encoded by the coding sequence ATGAAAAAACTATTCACTCTAATGATTGCATTCAGCAGTCTCTGGCTCATGTCCACATCTGCAGCGGCAGATACAACTAAAACCATTAAGATTGTTGAACGGCCTGGTTATTTTGAAACCTGGGGCAATGTCTTCGATATTCCGGCAGGAAAATACAAATTCATCGTGAAAAACATGTCGGGCAAAGATGCCGGGTTTGTCTTTAACGAGGGACAGAATAATGTCACCACAGATAAGACAAGTATGAAGGTTATTCTGCTCAAAGATGGTGAAGAAGGCAGTTTTACGCTCAATTTGAAAACAGGTAATTATTCTTACTTCTGCCCTATCATTCCCACACCACCGTACCCGTTGCGTGTTAAGTAA
- the istA gene encoding IS21 family transposase — MSARSKGTIQVTAAAKAGISERSGRRIENGNISQGDKPMRHWRTRKDHFKGVWENEVVPMLEQNAELQPLTLFEHFAGKYPEKFQRSKLRTFQRKVKKWKALNGSGKEVMFLQEKIPGRMGLSDFTKLKKVTITINGEPLNHLLYHFRLIYSGWCHVKVVLGGESFTALSEGLQDAFWRLGGVPTEHRTDSLSAAFKNLTKDAKEDVTKRYEELFNHYGLVPTRNNRGKGHENGGVESPHGHLKNRIHQALLLRNSVDFESVSAYQQWLDIIVRDINARNADKIAQERKYLKELPLQRTVDYTEKVVGVSTTSTILVKRVIYTVPSRLIGEKLRLHIYHDKIEAYLGTTYVITLPRKYSPDNNRRTRSVDYRHVIGSLERKPQAFRYSQLRDDLLPSDTYRLIWDQLDQTLDPRTACKSIVGILSLANRTDQETELGDYILEKMMDNHIPALHELQKKFNKKEKEIPEINMVAVSGEDYNILLSSHSFTEVF, encoded by the coding sequence ATGTCAGCAAGAAGCAAAGGAACTATTCAGGTCACAGCAGCCGCAAAGGCTGGAATATCAGAACGTTCAGGACGTAGAATCGAAAATGGCAATATTTCTCAAGGAGACAAACCCATGCGTCATTGGCGTACACGCAAGGACCACTTTAAAGGGGTTTGGGAAAATGAGGTCGTTCCGATGCTGGAACAAAACGCCGAACTTCAGCCGTTAACGTTATTTGAGCATTTTGCAGGTAAATATCCTGAAAAATTCCAGCGGTCCAAACTGCGTACATTCCAACGTAAGGTTAAAAAATGGAAAGCGCTTAACGGATCAGGCAAAGAAGTAATGTTTTTGCAGGAAAAAATTCCTGGGCGTATGGGGTTATCAGATTTTACAAAGCTAAAAAAAGTAACAATCACGATCAACGGAGAGCCTTTGAATCACCTACTTTATCATTTTCGCTTAATTTACAGCGGTTGGTGCCATGTCAAAGTGGTCCTCGGAGGAGAATCATTTACCGCACTCAGTGAGGGATTACAGGACGCTTTTTGGCGGCTGGGAGGGGTCCCAACAGAGCATCGTACAGACAGCCTGTCTGCTGCTTTCAAGAATTTGACCAAAGATGCGAAGGAAGATGTCACCAAGCGTTATGAGGAGCTATTCAACCATTATGGCTTGGTCCCGACCCGAAATAATAGGGGGAAGGGGCATGAAAACGGCGGAGTTGAGTCACCACACGGCCACTTAAAGAATAGAATTCACCAAGCCTTATTGCTCCGGAATTCTGTTGATTTTGAATCTGTATCGGCCTATCAGCAGTGGCTGGATATCATTGTAAGGGATATCAATGCCCGCAATGCAGATAAGATTGCACAGGAACGTAAGTACTTGAAAGAACTTCCTCTTCAGAGGACCGTTGATTATACTGAAAAAGTGGTCGGAGTCAGCACGACCAGCACAATTCTGGTAAAACGCGTCATTTATACGGTCCCATCCCGCTTGATAGGAGAAAAGCTGCGCCTTCATATTTACCATGACAAGATTGAAGCCTACCTTGGAACAACCTACGTCATCACGTTACCCCGAAAATATTCACCAGATAATAATCGGCGTACTCGCAGTGTGGATTACCGGCACGTCATAGGCAGCCTGGAGCGAAAACCCCAAGCGTTTCGCTATTCACAGCTAAGGGATGACCTGCTGCCCAGTGACACTTACCGGCTTATATGGGATCAGCTTGACCAAACCCTTGATCCCCGTACCGCCTGTAAAAGCATCGTGGGTATATTGTCTCTGGCGAACCGGACCGACCAGGAGACGGAATTGGGTGATTATATTCTTGAAAAAATGATGGATAACCATATTCCGGCGCTTCATGAACTTCAAAAAAAATTTAACAAAAAAGAAAAGGAAATACCGGAAATAAATATGGTGGCTGTCTCAGGAGAAGATTACAATATCCTGCTTTCTTCGCATTCATTTACGGAGGTGTTTTGA
- the istB gene encoding IS21-like element helper ATPase IstB, with protein MASTETLPVLLKQLRLSTIARLWEPTLSRAQEEHWNPAQYLATLCEQEINERYSRRIARFTKESRLPVGKSLETFNFNHTPAIRQEKIEALAQNSDWVNRAENLLFFGPSGVGKTHLAAAISHALIEQSIRVRHFTTTALVQKMQQARADLQLESFLSKLDKYAVIVLDDLGYVKKSDTETHVLFELIAHRYETGSMIITSNQPFGEWDKIFSDPSMTVAAIDRVVHHSIIIEIQADSYRKRQAISRNIRIPLKPEPTQEDNNKTTER; from the coding sequence ATGGCAAGTACTGAAACTCTTCCCGTATTGCTCAAACAACTGCGTCTTTCAACCATAGCCCGGCTATGGGAACCCACGCTCTCCCGTGCTCAGGAGGAACATTGGAACCCGGCGCAGTATTTGGCGACTCTATGTGAGCAAGAGATCAATGAGCGCTACAGCCGGCGTATTGCCCGTTTTACAAAAGAATCCCGTCTTCCGGTGGGTAAAAGCCTTGAAACATTTAATTTTAACCACACTCCGGCAATACGTCAGGAAAAAATAGAGGCCCTGGCCCAAAACAGCGATTGGGTAAACCGTGCAGAGAACCTTTTATTTTTTGGCCCTAGCGGCGTTGGAAAAACCCACCTGGCGGCTGCCATATCTCACGCATTAATAGAACAGTCAATTCGGGTACGTCATTTCACGACAACCGCACTTGTTCAAAAAATGCAGCAGGCCCGTGCTGATTTGCAGCTTGAATCATTTTTATCCAAACTCGATAAATACGCGGTCATTGTCCTTGATGACCTGGGCTATGTCAAAAAAAGCGATACGGAAACTCATGTGCTTTTCGAACTGATCGCCCATAGGTATGAGACGGGAAGTATGATTATCACATCCAATCAGCCATTTGGGGAATGGGACAAAATCTTTTCTGATCCGTCAATGACTGTAGCAGCTATCGATAGAGTGGTTCACCATTCGATCATTATCGAAATACAGGCAGACAGCTACCGCAAACGTCAGGCAATTTCCAGGAATATAAGAATTCCCCTTAAGCCGGAACCTACCCAAGAAGATAATAACAAAACCACAGAAAGATGA
- a CDS encoding cysteine hydrolase — protein MPTQDYIKNPAYSEPENPGLPPSDMVLDPNRSALVVIDPQNDFLHETGVAWGVVGESVTEHDVVQHLEDLFKAAKETSLPVFISPHYYFPHDHMWKFEGALEKVMHSIGMFDRPGPLDVNGLNGSGADFVEQYKPYINDGKTIVTSPHKVYGPEQNDLVLQLRKQHIDQVILAGMSANLCVESHMRALLEAGFEVAVVKDATAGAIIPEGDGYQMSITLSGSRQLSCPVFLYQ, from the coding sequence ATGCCTACTCAAGATTATATTAAGAACCCTGCCTATTCCGAGCCTGAAAATCCAGGCCTGCCGCCAAGCGATATGGTGCTTGACCCCAATAGATCCGCCTTGGTCGTCATTGACCCACAAAACGATTTTCTGCATGAAACCGGTGTCGCATGGGGCGTCGTCGGAGAATCCGTGACGGAACACGACGTTGTGCAGCATCTTGAGGACCTGTTCAAGGCCGCAAAAGAAACGTCTTTGCCGGTCTTCATCTCGCCGCATTACTACTTTCCACATGATCACATGTGGAAATTTGAGGGTGCCTTGGAAAAAGTGATGCACTCTATCGGTATGTTCGATCGTCCCGGACCACTGGATGTAAACGGTTTAAATGGGTCCGGCGCAGACTTTGTCGAACAGTACAAGCCATACATAAACGATGGAAAGACCATTGTTACTTCACCCCACAAAGTATATGGACCGGAACAGAACGACCTTGTTCTGCAACTGCGCAAACAACATATTGACCAGGTGATTCTGGCCGGGATGTCTGCGAATCTTTGTGTGGAAAGCCATATGCGGGCCTTGCTTGAGGCAGGCTTTGAAGTGGCTGTTGTCAAGGATGCCACTGCAGGGGCCATCATCCCGGAAGGAGACGGCTATCAAATGTCAATTACTTTGTCCGGTTCGCGTCAATTATCTTGTCCGGTTTTTTTATATCAATAA
- a CDS encoding sigma 54-interacting transcriptional regulator codes for MHPDYAPEYESLKVLLLEMANEHAVASLLKLIVRQLAQRPHVALARIWLVREGGCPCPNKEQICDGNEKCLHLMASQGSSLVDRDADWSRLDGDFSRFPLGHRKVGWIAANGKAVEVQDVGKESGWIARPDWARKEEILGFGGQPLVYKNEVLGVLAVFTRIQLTHEELVWMRMIANHAAASIVNAQAFEKIQRLQEQLALECSYLHDEVKEARAFGDIVGESDAMKNVMEQVDLVAPTDASVLILGESGTGKELVAREIHKRSLRSEYPLIKVNCASISRELYESEFFGHVKGAFSGAIKDRAGRFEAANGGTLFLDEVGEIPLDLQSKLLRVLQEGQYERVGEEITRQVDVRIIAATNQNLKKAAEKGRFRQDLYYRLNVFPIEVPPLKVRKVDIPLLAEHFLGLIKKRSNRKLPRLSAPNFRQLQNYDWPGNVRELQNVIERAVILIQGNSYHFELKEEKKNTGDSGKETIVPDAWSDAYEVLPESEMKRRERQNIIAALEKSDWKIYGSRGAADLLGLKPTTLAARMKKMNIKK; via the coding sequence ATGCATCCTGATTACGCGCCAGAGTACGAATCGTTAAAAGTGCTTCTCCTTGAGATGGCCAATGAACATGCTGTTGCCTCTCTTTTGAAATTGATCGTCCGGCAGCTTGCCCAACGTCCCCATGTCGCCCTGGCCCGGATCTGGCTGGTCCGGGAGGGGGGATGCCCCTGTCCAAACAAAGAACAGATCTGTGATGGTAACGAAAAATGCCTTCATCTGATGGCAAGCCAAGGTAGTTCCCTGGTTGACAGGGATGCTGACTGGTCACGCCTTGATGGAGATTTCAGCCGGTTTCCCCTGGGGCATCGTAAAGTCGGATGGATTGCCGCCAATGGAAAAGCTGTGGAGGTACAGGATGTAGGAAAAGAATCCGGATGGATTGCCAGACCCGACTGGGCCCGCAAGGAAGAGATACTCGGATTCGGAGGGCAACCACTGGTCTACAAAAATGAAGTCCTGGGCGTTTTGGCCGTTTTTACACGTATTCAGTTAACCCACGAAGAGCTGGTCTGGATGCGGATGATTGCAAACCATGCGGCTGCCTCAATCGTCAATGCACAGGCCTTTGAAAAAATCCAGCGCCTGCAGGAGCAGCTTGCTTTAGAATGTTCATACTTACATGACGAGGTAAAAGAAGCGCGCGCTTTTGGTGACATCGTCGGAGAAAGCGATGCCATGAAAAATGTGATGGAGCAGGTTGACCTTGTGGCCCCCACAGACGCAAGCGTCCTTATCCTGGGGGAAAGCGGGACAGGCAAAGAACTCGTCGCCCGCGAGATCCACAAACGAAGCTTGCGAAGCGAATATCCTCTGATAAAAGTCAATTGTGCTTCCATCAGCAGGGAGTTGTATGAAAGTGAATTTTTCGGTCATGTCAAAGGTGCGTTCAGCGGAGCGATCAAAGACAGAGCCGGGAGATTTGAAGCGGCCAATGGCGGCACTCTTTTCCTGGATGAAGTGGGCGAAATCCCGCTTGATCTGCAGAGTAAATTATTGCGGGTGCTCCAGGAAGGCCAGTACGAACGTGTGGGAGAAGAAATCACCCGACAGGTCGATGTTCGTATCATCGCTGCGACCAATCAGAATCTAAAGAAAGCCGCAGAAAAGGGCCGCTTCCGTCAGGACCTTTATTACCGCCTGAATGTTTTTCCCATAGAGGTTCCTCCGCTTAAGGTGCGCAAAGTTGATATACCACTTCTTGCTGAGCATTTTTTAGGATTAATCAAAAAGAGGAGCAATCGAAAACTGCCGCGTTTGTCTGCACCCAATTTCAGGCAGCTTCAAAATTACGATTGGCCGGGAAATGTCCGTGAACTGCAAAATGTCATCGAACGCGCTGTCATACTGATACAAGGCAATTCATACCATTTTGAACTTAAAGAAGAGAAAAAAAACACTGGTGATTCGGGTAAAGAGACCATCGTTCCGGATGCATGGTCTGATGCGTATGAGGTTTTACCGGAATCCGAGATGAAGCGGCGGGAAAGGCAAAATATTATTGCAGCGCTGGAAAAAAGTGATTGGAAAATATATGGAAGCCGCGGTGCCGCTGATCTTCTGGGCCTCAAGCCAACGACACTTGCTGCAAGAATGAAAAAGATGAATATTAAAAAATGA
- a CDS encoding alpha/beta hydrolase, whose protein sequence is MMKWELSECYDFNGRIVRYGVRGVGPALVMVHGTPWSSFNLRHLIGPLLKDFCVYYYDLLGYGQSDKSPGDVSLGIQNQVLEQLLKHWGLKNPTIIGHDFGGTTVLRAHLINGCNFNKIVLIDPVAISPWGSPFFQHVKIHEAAFSGVPDYIHEAIVRAYVKTAAFKPIDARTLDMIVSPWIQGDGKAAFYRQIAQANSSYTDEVQPLYPQITTPVLILWGSEDTWIPMEKGNALHEMIPNSLFHVICDAGHLVIEEEPNQLIEKIRPFITPAATSAGPADFH, encoded by the coding sequence ATGATGAAATGGGAACTGTCGGAATGTTATGATTTCAACGGCAGGATTGTTCGCTATGGGGTGCGCGGCGTAGGACCTGCCCTGGTAATGGTTCACGGTACGCCATGGTCTTCATTTAACCTCCGCCATCTCATTGGGCCGTTATTAAAAGACTTTTGTGTCTATTACTACGATCTACTTGGGTACGGCCAGTCGGACAAATCACCGGGAGATGTCTCTTTAGGGATCCAAAATCAGGTGTTGGAGCAACTTTTGAAACACTGGGGGCTTAAGAATCCAACGATTATCGGCCATGACTTCGGTGGAACGACAGTGCTTCGAGCCCATTTGATCAATGGATGCAATTTCAATAAAATCGTCCTGATTGATCCTGTGGCAATTTCTCCCTGGGGATCGCCTTTTTTTCAGCATGTAAAGATCCATGAGGCGGCTTTTTCCGGTGTCCCTGATTATATCCATGAAGCCATCGTCCGCGCTTACGTTAAAACGGCCGCGTTCAAGCCCATTGATGCCCGAACACTGGATATGATTGTTTCCCCTTGGATACAGGGAGACGGTAAAGCGGCTTTTTATCGTCAGATTGCGCAGGCGAATTCAAGTTATACCGACGAGGTGCAGCCCCTTTACCCACAAATTACAACCCCTGTTTTAATTCTTTGGGGAAGTGAGGATACCTGGATACCAATGGAAAAAGGCAATGCGCTACATGAAATGATTCCAAACTCATTATTTCATGTGATTTGCGATGCAGGCCATTTAGTGATCGAAGAGGAACCAAATCAGCTTATTGAAAAGATACGTCCTTTTATAACTCCGGCAGCTACGTCTGCCGGACCTGCTGATTTCCATTGA
- a CDS encoding universal stress protein, producing MNKILIPFDDSENAKKTIEYVSTHISKDHEITLFYVVPNTAAACGLDSPSLTPYFEKERNSFCRMEEQRQEMMQETLAAARNELLAAGFDREKIYIKAQPQNNNIASDIVQEAQTGKYSMVAMGRRASSGLKEFFIGSNASRVMHALNGIPMIIVD from the coding sequence ATGAATAAAATATTGATTCCGTTTGATGACTCTGAAAATGCAAAAAAAACGATTGAATATGTTTCAACGCATATAAGCAAAGACCATGAGATAACACTGTTCTATGTAGTTCCCAATACCGCCGCAGCCTGTGGACTCGACAGTCCTAGCCTTACGCCCTATTTTGAAAAAGAGCGCAATTCGTTTTGCCGGATGGAAGAACAGCGTCAGGAGATGATGCAGGAGACACTTGCGGCGGCAAGAAATGAGCTATTGGCTGCCGGGTTTGACAGAGAAAAGATCTATATAAAGGCCCAACCCCAGAATAACAATATTGCGTCAGACATTGTACAGGAAGCGCAAACAGGAAAATATAGTATGGTCGCCATGGGACGCAGGGCCTCTTCGGGTTTAAAAGAGTTTTTCATAGGCAGCAATGCATCACGGGTCATGCACGCCCTGAATGGCATCCCCATGATAATTGTTGACTAA
- a CDS encoding alkene reductase: MKTLFDPVSVGDYNLKNRIVMAPMTRGRAGSERIPNDLMAEYYFQRASAGLLITEATVVSKQGIGWIDSPGIYNSAMVKGWQKVTRKLEPTGTPIFLQLWHCGRASHSDFHNGDLPVSASAVRLDGDKIHTPLGKKEYETPRALTNGEIKTTIDDFKKAAVNAKEAGFSGVEVHAANGYLINQFLDSKTNLRDDEYGGSLVNKYRFLKEVLEAVLDVWSPKQIGVRISPNGVFNDMGSDDFKETFMYVVEELNKLELGYLHIMDGLAFGFHEKGKPLILSDFRKIYKGIIVGNCGYTKETAEKRIANGSADLAAFGRPYITNPDLPERLKNDWPLNPSEDMSLWYTPGPEGYTDYKPYTHQPA; encoded by the coding sequence ATGAAAACCTTATTTGATCCTGTTTCAGTAGGAGATTATAATCTAAAAAATAGAATTGTAATGGCACCCATGACCCGGGGACGTGCAGGATCTGAGCGTATACCCAATGACCTGATGGCTGAATATTACTTTCAGCGGGCATCGGCCGGGTTGCTGATCACCGAAGCAACCGTCGTGTCAAAACAAGGGATTGGTTGGATTGATTCTCCGGGAATATACAACAGTGCAATGGTAAAAGGATGGCAGAAGGTCACCCGGAAGTTAGAGCCCACAGGGACACCGATATTCTTGCAGCTCTGGCATTGCGGCAGGGCCAGTCACAGTGATTTTCACAATGGTGATCTTCCGGTTTCGGCGTCGGCTGTCAGACTTGACGGGGACAAAATTCACACGCCCTTGGGGAAAAAAGAGTACGAAACACCCCGTGCCTTGACCAATGGTGAAATCAAAACCACCATTGATGATTTTAAAAAGGCCGCTGTGAATGCAAAAGAGGCCGGCTTTTCCGGCGTGGAAGTACATGCGGCCAACGGATATTTGATCAATCAGTTCCTGGATTCAAAAACAAACCTGAGAGATGATGAATACGGAGGCAGCCTTGTAAACAAATACCGGTTTCTCAAAGAAGTACTGGAGGCCGTCCTGGACGTCTGGTCTCCAAAACAGATTGGTGTCCGGATATCTCCTAATGGTGTTTTTAATGATATGGGCAGCGATGATTTCAAAGAAACCTTTATGTATGTCGTAGAAGAACTAAATAAATTGGAATTGGGTTATCTGCATATCATGGATGGTCTTGCCTTTGGGTTTCATGAAAAGGGAAAACCTCTGATCTTGTCCGATTTCAGAAAGATTTACAAAGGAATCATTGTGGGCAATTGCGGCTACACAAAGGAAACAGCGGAAAAACGGATTGCAAACGGGTCTGCCGACCTGGCTGCTTTCGGCAGACCCTACATTACCAATCCGGATTTGCCGGAACGATTAAAAAACGACTGGCCCCTGAATCCTTCAGAGGATATGTCATTATGGTACACGCCGGGACCTGAAGGGTACACGGATTATAAGCCCTATACGCATCAGCCGGCTTAA
- a CDS encoding response regulator: protein MIHTVLEDLDIELMKQGVRLFEGRHHFGSYCTKPGPKTCLERNIRVCRIEENTEFQAIEMVQSLNPDVVLMDVNMPGMNGIQTTRKILKNIRMSGLSACPSMRRRKFPKPYLLPEPRPIFPKTDYLRN, encoded by the coding sequence ATGATACACACGGTTTTAGAAGATCTTGATATTGAATTGATGAAACAGGGTGTAAGGCTCTTTGAAGGGCGGCATCATTTTGGTTCATACTGCACCAAACCTGGGCCCAAAACCTGCCTTGAACGAAACATCCGTGTCTGCCGGATTGAAGAAAACACTGAATTCCAGGCCATTGAAATGGTGCAGTCCCTTAATCCGGATGTTGTCCTTATGGATGTGAACATGCCTGGAATGAACGGCATTCAAACCACCCGAAAAATTTTAAAAAACATCCGGATGTCAGGATTATCGGCCTGTCCATCAATGCGGAGGAGGAAGTTTCCGAAGCCTTATTTGCTGCCGGAGCCAAGGCCTATCTTTCCAAAGACGGACTACCTTCGGAACTGA
- a CDS encoding AEC family transporter, giving the protein MADLAGSFFVLSTLGIFAASLSSSGPVDIRNIFNKIRIFPPFLALVAALFLRQIQFPEWLNFTLLQIGGTLTPLALVSVGFQLELGLLKGETVPLALGLFYKLILGPALVTLIYVGILKSSGTVIQVTIFEAAMAPMISAGIVASNYKLNPPLISLMLGIGIFLSFLTLPVWYWLLKGI; this is encoded by the coding sequence GTGGCTGATTTGGCCGGTTCTTTTTTTGTATTGTCTACCTTGGGTATTTTTGCAGCGAGTCTGAGTTCTTCCGGTCCTGTGGATATTCGCAACATCTTTAACAAAATACGAATCTTCCCACCGTTCCTGGCCTTAGTTGCCGCATTATTCCTGAGACAAATTCAATTTCCTGAGTGGTTGAATTTCACGCTGCTTCAGATAGGCGGGACCCTCACGCCACTGGCTCTGGTATCCGTAGGGTTTCAGCTAGAGCTGGGCCTATTGAAAGGAGAAACCGTTCCCCTTGCGCTTGGGCTCTTCTATAAGTTGATCTTGGGGCCAGCCCTAGTGACCTTGATCTATGTAGGAATTTTAAAAAGCAGCGGTACGGTTATACAGGTCACTATTTTTGAAGCTGCTATGGCGCCCATGATTTCAGCCGGAATCGTGGCGTCTAATTACAAATTAAATCCGCCCTTGATTAGTCTGATGCTTGGAATCGGAATTTTTCTTTCTTTTCTGACGCTACCGGTCTGGTATTGGCTATTAAAAGGAATTTGA
- a CDS encoding ISNCY family transposase (programmed frameshift): MTFGQTPIDQIKIDMRARDEIPKLLLGLQHIFCHKTLRQKVFEILETIVPEDVNSKNGRPGMDLWKILVMGTVRLNCNWDYDKLQEIVNNHKTIRQMLGHGLMDDDDMYALQTLKDNVQLLTPEILDEINTLVVKEGHKLLGKKKDQALMGKCDSFVVETDVHYPTDINLLFDAIRKTIQSAAVICQSLGMSMWRQSEYNIRTFKKLFRQAQRLKHSTSKDEQKKTKRAQLIVEAHRLYIEAAEQFIQKANLTIETIGSSNPICVAQIKELIEYIDHAILQVDLIQRRVIQGEKIPHAEKVFSIFEPHTEWISKGKAGVPQELGLRVCIVEDKYGLILHHQVMEKETDDKVTVPIINAAQNKFNNLRGCSFDKGFYSPANKKELKGMLDILVLPKKGKRNKTELEEETADVFIQHRKKHSAVESAINGLENHGLDRCPDSGILGFKRYVSLSILARNLQIIGHHIQQKELKKLQRTERRKAS; encoded by the exons ATGACATTCGGGCAGACTCCCATCGACCAGATCAAAATTGACATGAGAGCCAGAGATGAAATTCCCAAGCTCCTTTTAGGGCTCCAGCACATTTTTTGCCATAAAACGCTTCGTCAGAAAGTTTTCGAAATTCTCGAAACCATAGTCCCAGAGGATGTTAATTCAAAAAATGGGCGACCCGGAATGGATTTATGGAAAATTCTTGTGATGGGAACAGTTCGGCTCAACTGCAACTGGGATTATGATAAACTTCAAGAAATCGTCAATAATCACAAGACAATAAGACAGATGCTTGGTCACGGGTTGATGGACGATGATGACATGTATGCGCTCCAAACCTTGAAGGACAATGTTCAGCTTTTAACCCCTGAGATTCTCGATGAAATCAATACGTTGGTTGTCAAAGAAGGACACAAGCTACTGG GTAAAAAAAAAGACCAGGCATTAATGGGAAAGTGTGACTCTTTTGTTGTTGAAACCGATGTTCACTATCCCACAGACATTAATCTGCTTTTTGATGCTATCAGGAAAACGATTCAGAGTGCCGCAGTTATATGCCAGAGCCTGGGAATGAGTATGTGGAGGCAATCAGAATATAATATCAGGACATTTAAAAAACTGTTTCGGCAAGCTCAGCGATTAAAACATTCCACTTCAAAAGATGAACAGAAAAAGACCAAAAGGGCTCAACTGATTGTTGAAGCCCACAGATTATATATCGAAGCTGCTGAACAATTCATTCAAAAGGCGAATTTGACCATTGAAACCATTGGCTCATCTAATCCGATATGCGTAGCGCAGATAAAAGAACTGATAGAATATATCGACCATGCAATCCTGCAAGTGGATCTGATTCAGCGGCGTGTTATTCAGGGTGAAAAGATACCACATGCCGAAAAGGTCTTTTCTATTTTTGAACCCCATACGGAATGGATTTCAAAGGGGAAGGCCGGTGTCCCCCAGGAATTGGGTCTGCGGGTTTGCATTGTAGAGGATAAATATGGCCTCATACTGCACCATCAAGTGATGGAGAAAGAAACCGATGATAAAGTAACCGTTCCCATTATTAATGCGGCTCAAAATAAATTTAACAACCTCAGGGGATGCAGCTTTGATAAAGGCTTTTATAGTCCTGCTAATAAAAAGGAGCTGAAAGGGATGTTGGATATTTTGGTGCTCCCGAAAAAGGGAAAACGGAACAAAACTGAACTTGAAGAGGAAACAGCAGATGTTTTCATCCAGCACCGAAAAAAACACTCTGCAGTGGAATCAGCAATCAATGGTCTGGAAAACCATGGTTTAGACCGGTGTCCGGATAGTGGCATCCTTGGATTTAAACGATATGTCAGTCTTTCGATTTTGGCAAGGAACCTCCAGATCATCGGGCACCATATACAACAAAAGGAATTGAAAAAGCTTCAACGGACAGAACGGCGCAAAGCCTCTTAA